GAATTTAATTTGGCCCTCCATTTGATGAATCTTAATTACGAATCTTCGTCTAAACTTTTGAAATTAAAAGATTGATGTTTAAAAATTATGTATGAGTTAATTTGGTattaaaagatttaatattttaatttgttccAACAAAACATGCGAGtcaaattattcttttataattttttaatgatgTGTTAATATTAAAAGTCAAGTGacatgttaaaaatataatatataataaattttattttacatgTTTATTAGTGACAGATTAATGAGAAATTAACAAAAGAAGAATGCTATACATataagtaattttaatttaaaagtaaaattaattcatgttaatattttaaagattaaattaaatgGTTGAATATttgaacaaattaaattaatttatacatTATCTTTTAAGAACCGTTTTTAACATTAACATATAAAATTAAGGGTaattcacaaaaaaatacattGAAATTATTTAAGTGTCGGACAAAAATgttaatatattttgttatgGATAAAgttattcttaaataatttaaaaatgtgCAGAAAATATTCACTCGTGATAAATATTTGTTCTGAATGAAAAATCGTAATATGACTCACTTATAAAGATGAAAAATTCACTTGTCATCACGTgaaaaattttctttgttacattgttttttttttttttgttatataacGTTTCAGTTTATAAACGTATATTTCTATCAcgttttaaaataatttgatgatatttttatcaataataaaatttaaaaatgtttttatctacaataaataatttcaatatatttttaatggtttaacttaaaattaaattaagaaagTAGTAGGACCCTAAAAAGACGAAGGGGGGACAAAGTGTCGGGAGAAAAAGGTCCTTTTCTCTGAGGAGGGAAAAAAGAACCTCTCAATTTCATATTTTCATCCCGTGAATGGCATGGGATAATTCAAGATAGTGCACCGGGCCAAAGAGTGTGGAATTTTGAAGACCCACCTACAGTAGGGGTACCCAGCCTAGCTATCATGAAAGATTTTTTAGCTTCTTCTGGTGCAATTGGATgttataaaaatagaaatataatgttaggtaattaatattttttatatttcagtAAATATTAATCAATtctgtatttttaatttttttaacaaattatgTGACAATATTATATCTTTTAGTCAtatttgaataaaatagtaaattaattaaagaaaataaatattgttacTAAGAATAATTTagtgatatttttaaaatttttataactcCAATCTTAATTCatttgaaaagtaaaaaaaccAAACACttatttgagaaaaaatattttcatttaaaaaagtGTAGATCACTTATCAATATAATTCTTGCATTGAAAGTGAAAATTATACACAAAATATTTATGCAATTGAATTTATTTTGTATAAACAATAATCAATATTTTATTTCCACTTTCTTCTCGAACATCTACATTTCCTAACACGGGGAAAAATGGTTCAATAAGAGCAATTTCTAACGCTATTAATTAGTCTAAGCTGGGAAGACCAAAGTCAAAAAGTCTCCGCACAAATAAAATTATTCCcctttaattaataattattgcTCCTCCATTGGAGTTAATCCTAGCAATGCACCCTCCAAATCTTATGAGGCTCTGACTTTGACTCTGCTGTAACAGTAATAGTATCACACAGAAACACACACTCACTCAATAATAAAGCGGCGCGAATCCACAGAGCGCACCAAGTAATAACGCCACGTGTACCCCgatcctcttccttttcttaaCTAAGCCAGGTTATGTTATCACCCCACCCTTCACTCTAACCCTAGTGTATAAGCTATATATATCCACACCCTCGTTCGTACATATCCTTTTTCCCCTTTCTATTTTCCTCTTCTCTAGCTTCCTTTTCTGCAAATTTTTCTTCCATCGAAACGACGtcgaaaaatcaaaagaaacaaaaagagaaaaccCTAGCCCTCTCTCGCCCCAAATCTCCAAAATCTCGCGCTATTATCTCTCGTTTTCTTGCGAATGCGATTCTTTCTTCGGCTCGCATGAGCCTTGCTTGCGTTCTTGCCTTTCTTGAGAATcaccaccaccagcaccactgAAAGGGATTTCAATGGCGGAAGGAGAAGAACGAGGAGGAGAAGGGAAGAGGAGATTCCGCATAGGTTACGCGCTCGCACCGAAGAAGCAGCAGAGCTTCATCCGCGACTCGCTCGTTTCCCTCGCCCGCTCGCGCGGTATCGACCTCGTAAGGGTCGACACAAATCTACCATTGTCGGAGCAGGGTCCATTCGATTGCCTCCTCCACAAGCTATACGGCGACGACTGGAAGCGCCAGCTGAGGGAATTTGCGGCGGCGAACCCTAATGCGGCGGTTCTTGACTCGCCGGAGGCGATCGAGCGGCTCCACAACCGGATTTCGATGCTGCAGGTGGTTTCGGAGCTGAGAATCGAGTGCCGCTGCAGCGGTGAGACATTTGGAATCCCGAAGCAGATCGTGATCTACGACAAAGAAACACTGTTCGACCGGCAGGCGTGGGAGACGCTGAAGTTTCCGGTGATCGCTAAGCCGCTCGTCGCCGACGGCAGCGCCAAGTCGCACAAGATGGCGTTGGTGTTCAGCCACGATGGCCTCAACAAGCTGAAGCCACCGATCGTTCTGCAGGAGTTCGTTAACCACGGCGGCGTCATCTTCAAGGTGTATGTTGTCGGCGAGCGCGTGAGATGCGTGAAGAGGAAGTCCCTCCCCGACGTCTCCGAAGAGAAGAAGGTCTCGGACGAGGTCCTCTCGTTCTCTCAGGTGTCGAATTTGGCGGCGAACCAGACTATTGATGACAGTTACTACGAGATGATGCATTTGGGTGATACCGAGATGCCGCCGTTGAGCTTTGTCACGGACATTGCTCggggattgaggaaggtgatgaagCTGAACCTCTTTAATTTTGATGTCATTAGGGATTCCCGGTATGGGAATCGGTACCTTATTATTGACATCAATTACTTCCCAGGGTATGCAAAAATGCCTGGCTATGAGGCTGTCTTGACAGATTTTTTCTGTGATGTGTTGTGCAAGAAAACCGAAGAGGATGGCACAGCGGGTGCCATTGCGGAGGAAAGTGCCGGTTCGGAGAGGTGTTGGCAGGGTTGTGATGATTCAAGGTCCATTGTGAGCGGTAGTTTTTGTGGAGATGGGGATGAGGGTAACCTTCAAGTTTCAAGTCTTGGCATGGAAGAGAAAGAGAGTTCTGTTCAAGTATGaggatttttctttttctttttctttttctttactttttttcCCAAACGAATAATGTGTTTCTCATATAATGCACTCTGTCATTGACTGGTGATTTTGGGTAACCTGAATTTGCAAACTGGACCCATTAACCAGTTGGTGGTTAGACATGAGCTGCACATTCTGTTTAGGGGTAGCCAGTTGGTACAGTGGTGGAATTGGTAGGGTTGTTTGTGCTAGTTTTTTAACCTCTTAACATGTATATTCCTTACAGCATTGCTCAGGAGATAGATAGTTCTCAAATACCTGAAGCTTTAGGAAAGTTGTATTTTGAGGCTTAAGTTCATGCTAGAAACTGCTTTACGTTGTTTGTTTTTGCATTTAATTCGATGCCTTAATTCTTCCTTTGATCAATTCTATCCTCGTTTTGGATTTCTTGATTTCTGCATTCACAATGATTGTGATTTTATCGTTAGTTGTTATAACCTACACTTGACTGATAGCTATCTTGTTTACTAAGTCATGATGTTCCTTATTATAAGAGATTGCTACTGAATATGCCTTAAAATGTGGTCAATTGCGGTTGTCAATTGTGGTTGTGTTGCTATTGCTAAAAAGTCTGGAAAAATGCAGCTGATGCAACGGCTACAATTGAGGTAATGCATATTGTCTAAGGTTGTGGTGCAGTTTAATTGGTTGTATGTGGGGTAATGCATATTCTATATAAAAATGAAATACTGATTATTCCGTGTTTACAGTGCATTTTCAAAAGTAGTGTGTTCTCAGTTTGTAGGCATTTTTGGGCTGAATCTGATTTACTTTTAGAAttcttaatttcttattttctgcCTATCTTTGATAAAATGCAAAGACATTACCTGATTAATAACTGTGATCTATTGGGAATTGAAGCAAATATGTTCAGCACCAGTGTCGTGCTGGGGTATAAATATATGATTAACAAACTGAATTGGACATTCGTGTTATTGGCTTACGGCTTTTTGGTGCAATTGAGATGGATTATTAGCAAAGATAGCCTTTTTCTCCAGTTGTTTTTGTTTGAccaagttattattattttcatttttgggTAGCAAGCATTGAGTTTTGTCTACTATGAGCAAGAGATCTACCCAATAAGTGCTACTCTATGGTGATGCTTATTTACTGGTATTCTTCGGCTTGATATATTGGAAAGAGATTCTTGTTGATGCACATGATCAGTggttttcattttcttttcctttcatAATTTCCTTATACTTAACCTCGAGTTTTATCATCTATTGAGGTGCATAATGTAGATTAGCAAACAACATATATTTTCGGATTTTGGGTTAGTGCATTGTGCTGTACTGAATCAACTCAGTTAAATGGAATTATATACTGATTTCACTACTAAGTTTACTACGTTCATATTAATATGCTGTGCAATTGATCAATAAGTAGGCACTGCTCAATGATCTTGATTGATAGAAGTGCCCATGGAGAAGTTATTAGGTACTGAAATGATGCGAGTGTAGTTGATCTTTTTTATGGTCCAGTGTAAGAAGCAGAAAAATAAGGTACATGATCATTTATATTAATCTAAAGGCTAATGGGTGCTTGCATGATTCTAAATTTTTCTGTGACCTGGTGGCTATGTGTCATGATATGTGCTTTCATAGTATGATCCATTGTAGTTCTTCCTGTGTTATCATTTTTACTTTATTTCTGTCGTCTTTTGAATGCTTTTTGTTATTTAACCTTCGATATGTAGGGAAGTTGGTATTGGTTAGCGAATGTAATTCTACACACTGCATTGAAGAATAGCGTTTTATTGTGCTTTGCTTTTGGTTTCACACTAGAACAATGTAAACTGGCTGTGCATCATAGTGTTCTAGCTGAGATTAACATTTCTTTTTTGCAAGTAAATGGGTAAGATAGCCCCTCTAAAATCATCCCCTAATATTTGTCTGAGCACTTAAGAAACCCAGCTCCCACTAACATGAACCTAGCAACTCATTTTCCTTGCTCGTCCCTTAACACACCTTGAGGAGGAGGATGCCATGCGACATGGATTTCTTGTCTCACCGCCGAGGTGTTGATGAGAGTCAAAAGTCTCCTTCTTCCCACCAGCATGTCACTAAGAACACTGAGCAACCTTGTATATTTTGGTTCACCGTTCAGCTGAGATTAACATGTTGAGAGGACCAAATCCTCTCCAATTAAATATTAACACAACAATACAagatatagtttttttttttttaggacTTGCAATACAAGATGCCAAAGATAGAGGCCCATTAAGAGTTGGATTGTATACATGCTCTGGATATGAAAACGAAAACAAAGCGCAtccaaaagaaaaggaaaatccAAATCTATCCACCAAAAATATTGttgtgggaaagtggtttggttgcattttattttttgtttttattatctgtttttctatttttagaattttctaaAAACACGCAAGTAGTGAAAATAATAACTTTTTCTCCCATTTCTAATTTTTTCCCATAAccttttaaaattcaaaacacaAACTAAATACACTTTTATTTTCCAATTTTCTCTAATTGCAAACATGCAATTGAATAGCAGaccaaaaattgaaaaatggCAGCAATTTGCGAAAAATCTCaaccaaaatttttgttgattaaCCCGTACAAATGCTTTAACAGGATTCAAGCATCAGATTAGTGTTATGTTCATGTTTATCTGGCATTGATTTTCAATCAGTCAATCAAACTTATTAACCCAAAAGTATTGTATTTTTATACAAATGTACCCCATAGCAGAACACAATAGGAAGCCAAcaaatccaaacataaaataaaataaacaaaattcccGTGAAACAAGATGCTATAACAAAAGCATTATCGTTTGAATATCACTCACTACAATGTTTAGTCCTAGTCTTATGCTTTAGTCGTAATGGTGTTTTCCTTAGTGTCTAAAACTATCTATTAAAAAACCACTTTTCTTCACAGTCTAGCTTTTGGAGTAGTGTTGAAGCCTTCATTGGTTTGggatcttcttcttttgtagGCAATAGTTTGATGATATTCTAATTTCATAGTTGGTATACTTGGAACACCACACAAGAATTATTCTCAAGAATGAACAAATTTGAAAGTCAACGAATGTTAAGTTATAATATTCTGGTTTTGTTTCGATACTTGATTGTTCAACTCTTAGCTTTTTGATAAATTTGATACACGTACGTTATACCTAAATCTAAATTTCCACTCACCCACCTCTAACAAAGTATCTGCCTACGACATtgattatttctattttaaccGTATAACCCAAACTTAgttcaatattaaaaaaaaatgttgcaGGAGTATGTGAACATGTGGACGCCATCGGTTGGTATACCTATTAACAAACATCTAAAAGCTTACAAGAAAATTCGTTAagtgaataaaagagaaaaaaattaaattttttttaatctgtatttttaattagtaattGTTTTATAGTGAATTTTATCGAACCCTCTCTAAAATAGAAGGTAAGTTACTCCTTTAATTGCCTCATTTTTTAAAGTCTCCCAAGTCTTGGTGACTCAATTCTTGCTTACCAAGAACTAACAATGCTGCTTTGTATGTTTAATTGTCCAATTAAAACACACAATTTTTATCATCCCAAAAGAGGACAATATTTTGGTAATTTTTCATGCTGAGAACTGAATAGGTCTAATAAACTACtgtaattttgaaaaaataaaacataattcGAAACATGATTACAATTCGACGATACAATAAAATTTGAATCTGATAATAGAAGTAACAGAATGACGCATAAATAGAAATAATCAAAAAGTTATGAATTGATACAAATGATGCACAATGTTTGTATAAAccttttaatatattttatattttttatattaaaagttattaataaaaagcatacaaaaatataaacaatttattttattacaatatagaagatatacaaaaaaaattataaataaaagatatataatataaaCATCATCATTTCTCTTTTACTAATACGTTTCGGGAGGACTTTGTGAAGGCCAATGCGTTATCACCCTAATCACTAAATACTAATAAATAATCATCAAAACTATTGTAGACTAATGCATTGCCAAGTAAGGTGACTCTGCTAAACTAACGAGTGTTCAAGTGGAAACTGCACTTCAACATATATTGTgaatcttttaattaatttctataaaaaaCCACACTTTgcatattaattattattcaataTTAAATGGATCACAGTTTTATTAATGTTCATATTATATCTACCAATAGATTATGATCAATGAATCTATACCATATATATGTATCTCAGAACAATAAGGTACACAACATAATTAATTAACCCATTAATTTTTACACAGAATAGAGGTCATATATAGACCATTAGAGATCTGACAGAGTATTATAAGAAATTGACTTTCTTCATATATTAGGTGAATACCGTTAACAAGggaaaaattatatatttaataggTTTTACTTGTATTACATTAAAGCATACCTAACCTACCTTTAGGGCAGTAACCTTTTCGACGAAGTTTGTGTTCATGCGTGAGGAAACACGTTACTAACTTGCTTTCCCTTGCTTGTAGTTTTTTTTAGAAGATTTTCAAGTGTACAGTCATACCGGTGTATCAGTGATTTTTAAccgttaattttaattatatatattatatatatattttataattaagatgaacgattaaaaattacttaaataccGATATGACGGTATACTtaaaagttttttaatttttttagttaataattttttttgttctcttataggtagcgtttgttttgaggtattgGGACAGAGACCGAGAGACTGAAACTCAGTATTATGTTTGTTAGCTCAAAGACTGATACTAAAATTTTCGTCTCTATCCTTAaaatttcagtacctccaaaaagtagggacacgagggactgaaatttttagagacggatattgaaattttaataacattttatacttaaaatatattcatttcaattaattaattccaattttatcctttgtacaaattaaattagaacttcattcttatttcaatttctATTTTTCACTTTACACTAAATagaatactgagatttatttcaatctctgttcttctgaatctctgtctctcagtcttAATCTTTCAGTCTTAATCTCTCTACCAAAAGCTATCTTAAGTTCGCTTTATTATCGAAAGAGACGTACGGAGACCCAGCAAGCTATACTTTTTTCTCTTATTATGACGAAACCAATTTTGCTAAGTAAAATGGTTCGtaaaaaatacacattaaaatgTTTGGTTAGATACTATACCATATTATTATATAGGTTAGTTCTTTGCTCCTGTCGATAGATATCATACATTGATACATTTTGACTTATGTTTTCGTTGATTGTTATTAGTTTAATCAAATAATTATCTGGTTGGTTATCCAAATAGCCAAATAGCCCCAAAAAAATATTGGATGTAAATGAGTCAAGAAGTTGAAAATTTGCCGGCATaattcaccatcatcatcatgctTCTATTTGACAAATCGCGGTTATATGATGTCACATCCTCTTTGAACAATATATATTAAACCTTGAGCAATCTAACATCTGAGAGGTCAGATAACAATCTAACTgagattctattaaaaaaaaaaatcaaacacgTGATTTTAATTTCAAGTAAAATAAGACGAAAATAACGTGCCACACCCACACTTATTTGAAATCACACCTCTAGCTATAATCACTTGAACAAGAACGTAACAATGTTATATGCGTCCATGAGTTAAATTATTAACACCAATAAAGCTCATCACTATTAGTAACTCACATTTGTAAGCTAATTTCGCTAATTTTTCTTGCCACTTCCATTTTCCTAGACCATTTGTGTACGTATACACGTGTTTCATTTATaaaataacaggaagctccaGATTAACGAACGTTGAATTTGGTTTCATGTGTGCATTAAGGCTTATAATTAAGGCTTCTTAATTTTTGCTTTAAATGACGTTTTGAAGTTGGTAATTTGCTTGTAgcataaaatagaaataattaatgACCAACACTACTTAGTACTTAGAGATATAAAGCTTAAATTTCTAGGAAAAATAGTTTcataacataatattaaaattctaTATCTGAAACTTTTAgagtttgattattttattattggcgaatctaaaaaaaaaattagacaaataaaaaaaaatacaaaaattgaaCAAACTCAAAAGAGatacttatttaaaataaatattcaaaatataaccATTTACAATggctttttttattaatttaaatttttaaaaaaaataatttcatgaCAACTATTCTAGCTTGAATACCCCGTTTTCTCTctatataagtatatatattctcatatttttaattttatattgaatATTTACagtttcttatatatataaaatacaaattctAGTTCTGTAAATGTAACAAAAGAATTCACGTGCTATATAATCTTAAGGTATgaagtaaaaatatatattgatcATTTGtagttattattagtattaCGTGAGAATCTCCTTTCTCTTAATAATTATTGCTTTATTTCTAATCTAGACTAATTGATAATTTTGGTATTAAAAATTGTGTTCTATATTTGAAATAGAAGAGTATTATTTTCCAAAAATACTTATTAGTTGTAATGAAAAAGCAGAATATGACTCATCACATAAgcaattgaaatttttttctcATAATTAAATTCCTTTATAAATAAGTTGGATcgaattctaattttttttttattaatttttatatgttatattATGAGATCATTTAatccaaaaatttaaatttagataaacacacttaaataattatatatttaataacaaCTAGATGACATAGCTAGaaacatataatataatatcaaaattaacaataaattaGAGTATGAGCAATTGCTTATAACACTTGTTTACAACGAGGTAAGTAAGATGAAGAAGGCTAGGGTTTGAATCTGAATGGCTCCAAAAAATTTGATATGTTAGTGATGATGAGACCCTAGGCCAGGGAGCCGCCTCTAAAATATATGACACTATACTGATGATGGAGGGAACACGGATTTCTATCCAAGAATATTTGAAATTGAATGAAGATAAGGACACCCAGAACAATGATCAAAGAGCAGGTAGAGACTGCTGCATACATGTTATAATAATTTTCAATTAATCTTGGTAATCACACTACACTGATCAGAAAAGCAGCCACTTCAATTATGCGTGAGCCATGACAAATCAGATTAGGATCTTagtttatatataataaaattatagaaaaaaaagaagaaagtggaTATATAGAGTTTCTCAATACATGGGATACGTTTTTAAGAGAAagcattaatattttttatatgagaAATGTTATTTGTAGACTAAAATTAGCCActaatgtatttgtgtataaatatatatgtggtttaatttattttcaatatgtatttatatttttaacatatattttatattggtgGCTAATTTTGGTGGTTGTATATAGCATTACTCTTTTTATATTTGCCTTgcatttaaattaataaaaactgtatgttttttaaatttttttcactaaAAGTATTGACttatttcaaaattattatgaattttatGTCTTTTAAGAATAAGTTTTTTAGATAATTTATAAGtgtgaaatattttttattttataaaatagcccactaaattttaattataatatggtatcttttatttttctataaatatttaCGCTCTAAATctctaaatattttataattatgaaATATCTCTCACTTTATAAAGTAGTTTTTGAATTTAAGTTAAATACATTCGATCGCAATTCTAATAACAACTTTTATTCACATGCATATATAACTAATTGACTCATGAATAAAGGAAATTTaggtttataaaaaaatatatctttcaTCTCATCATAAATTAATATTGAAAATTTAAGTCCACTCAATCTCAATTCTAATAAAAACCTTTATTCACTTATACAACATATGAACGAAGGGAATTTAGATTTGTGGAAGGAGCATTCATAGTTTTCGTTCAAACCATTAACAATGAGTTGATGAATGAGAttgattttatcttttttttttgttacccACAGTATTCCTCAATCCGacagattaaaaattaattcgtCGCatatctgagctccatttaagggtttatcattggccaatgggttgctgcatACATAAGGCAGGATTTGAACCCCCAACACTTTTTTAAGTAGACGAATGAACTGATTACTCGACCAACCCAAATTGATTATTTTACCTACCTTTAATTTGCTTAATTTTACCTACATATATATGTAGCATTATATAAGCATTCATACAGATATGGTTGAAACtcatatatttaatttaagatTTCATATATTAAAATTGAGTGCTTTTAATTTATCCCAAAAACTAGTATAACGGATTATGAGTGAATTACATTTATAAATATTCTAGAGATCATTTTTTTAAGAGATGTAGAATTTTTTCATGTCCATAAATAAACACCTGAATTATAAAGTTTAATTGCTAGAATAATCATTCGTGAGTAGTctgattatattaaatttaataggTTTTGATTAAGGTAATAAACTGGTAGTTTTTACTTTGATTcattaatttagtttaaaattata
The genomic region above belongs to Arachis stenosperma cultivar V10309 chromosome 5, arast.V10309.gnm1.PFL2, whole genome shotgun sequence and contains:
- the LOC130983162 gene encoding inositol-tetrakisphosphate 1-kinase 1-like isoform X1, whose protein sequence is MAEGEERGGEGKRRFRIGYALAPKKQQSFIRDSLVSLARSRGIDLVRVDTNLPLSEQGPFDCLLHKLYGDDWKRQLREFAAANPNAAVLDSPEAIERLHNRISMLQVVSELRIECRCSGETFGIPKQIVIYDKETLFDRQAWETLKFPVIAKPLVADGSAKSHKMALVFSHDGLNKLKPPIVLQEFVNHGGVIFKVYVVGERVRCVKRKSLPDVSEEKKVSDEVLSFSQVSNLAANQTIDDSYYEMMHLGDTEMPPLSFVTDIARGLRKVMKLNLFNFDVIRDSRYGNRYLIIDINYFPGYAKMPGYEAVLTDFFCDVLCKKTEEDGTAGAIAEESAGSERCWQGCDDSRSIVSGSFCGDGDEGNLQVSSLGMEEKESSVQV
- the LOC130983162 gene encoding inositol-tetrakisphosphate 1-kinase 1-like isoform X2; this encodes MAEGEERGGEGKRRFRIGYALAPKKQQSFIRDSLVSLARSRGIDLVRVDTNLPLSEQGPFDCLLHKLYGDDWKRQLREFAAANPNAAVLDSPEAIERLHNRISMLQVVSELRIECRCSGETFGIPKQIVIYDKETLFDRQAWETLKFPVIAKPLVADGSAKSHKMALVFSHDGLNKLKPPIVLQEFVNHGGVIFKVYVVGERVRCVKRKSLPDVSEEKKVSDEVLSFSQVSNLAANQTIDDSYYEMMHLGDTEMPPLSFVTDIARGLRKKTEEDGTAGAIAEESAGSERCWQGCDDSRSIVSGSFCGDGDEGNLQVSSLGMEEKESSVQV